A single genomic interval of Buchnera aphidicola str. Bp (Baizongia pistaciae) harbors:
- a CDS encoding DedA family protein, with amino-acid sequence METWFLYFITKSISYALFMVLIVTFLESLALVGLFLPGIVLMSILGTLIGNGTLSFYPAWIVGIIGCMCGDWISYYCGFKFKKCITNLHLLKNNNVVLDKITNTLTNYPITTILLGRFIGPTRPLVPMVCGMLNISLKTFIIPNILGCILWPPIYFLPGIFTGIAISNTTNYSENTYFKIQFLAAILLIWLGIFLLWKLWKRYTDTGKKKIYISNVNLCLLLTISLSAGITIMIYIQSNSTLIFFRKILWKILISSQ; translated from the coding sequence ATGGAAACTTGGTTTTTATATTTCATAACAAAATCTATCTCATATGCTCTATTTATGGTGTTGATAGTCACTTTTTTGGAATCGCTAGCACTAGTTGGTCTTTTTTTACCTGGAATAGTCCTGATGTCTATTTTAGGAACATTAATAGGTAATGGAACATTAAGCTTTTATCCAGCTTGGATAGTAGGAATAATTGGATGTATGTGCGGAGATTGGATTTCTTATTATTGCGGTTTTAAATTCAAAAAATGCATAACAAATCTTCATTTATTAAAAAATAATAACGTTGTTTTAGATAAAATAACAAACACCTTAACAAACTATCCTATTACAACAATATTACTAGGCCGATTTATAGGACCTACTCGACCCTTAGTTCCTATGGTTTGTGGTATGTTAAACATATCGTTAAAAACGTTTATCATACCAAATATATTAGGATGTATATTATGGCCACCAATATATTTTTTACCTGGAATTTTTACTGGAATAGCTATTAGTAACACTACTAATTATAGCGAAAATACATATTTTAAAATTCAGTTTTTAGCTGCAATATTATTAATATGGTTAGGAATATTCTTATTATGGAAACTTTGGAAAAGATACACTGATACTGGTAAAAAAAAAATATATATATCTAATGTAAATTTATGTTTACTTCTAACTATTTCATTATCTGCTGGAATAACAATTATGATATATATACAATCTAACTCTACACTGATTTTTTTTCGAAAAATACTATGGAAAATATTAATCTCTTCTCAATAA
- the rsmA gene encoding 16S rRNA (adenine(1518)-N(6)/adenine(1519)-N(6))-dimethyltransferase RsmA, which translates to MVKKNTFFANKNLGQNFLVDSEVINRIINVINPKSHDFMIEIGPGLGALTYPICKILHKLFVIEHDNNLGTRLLKDISNIEVFVEDVLKFNFLNLINNSFKSVRIIGNLPYNISIPILFYLFKFHNNIIDMNFMFQKEVASKLLAIPGTKSYSRLSIIAQYYCDIDFLFDVVAQSFYPIPKVTSSFVRLVPRKVFNLYVRDINQLSNVTALAFQQRRKIVKNSLSSLFNDDALRKLGIDPLLRAENLSVKQYCLLSNHVC; encoded by the coding sequence ATGGTTAAAAAAAATACGTTTTTTGCTAATAAAAATTTAGGTCAAAATTTTTTGGTAGATTCTGAAGTTATTAATAGGATTATTAATGTTATTAATCCAAAAAGTCATGATTTTATGATAGAAATTGGTCCTGGATTAGGCGCGTTAACTTATCCTATTTGTAAAATATTACATAAATTATTCGTTATAGAACATGATAATAATTTAGGGACTAGATTATTAAAAGACATTAGTAATATAGAGGTTTTTGTAGAAGACGTTTTAAAATTTAATTTTTTAAATTTAATAAATAATAGTTTTAAATCTGTACGTATTATTGGAAATTTGCCGTATAATATTTCTATTCCAATATTATTTTATCTGTTTAAATTTCATAATAACATTATAGATATGAATTTTATGTTTCAAAAGGAGGTAGCAAGTAAGTTGTTGGCTATACCTGGTACAAAAAGTTATAGTCGTTTAAGTATTATAGCGCAATATTATTGCGACATAGATTTTTTGTTTGACGTAGTTGCTCAATCTTTTTATCCTATACCCAAAGTAACTTCTTCTTTTGTACGATTAGTACCTCGAAAAGTTTTTAATTTATACGTAAGAGATATAAATCAATTAAGTAATGTAACAGCGTTAGCTTTTCAACAAAGAAGAAAAATAGTAAAAAATAGTTTATCTTCTTTATTTAATGATGATGCATTAAGGAAGTTAGGTATTGATCCTTTATTAAGGGCGGAAAATTTGTCTGTAAAACAGTATTGTTTATTATCAAATCACGTTTGTTAG
- the rplY gene encoding 50S ribosomal protein L25 yields the protein MLTIYGISRTKCGKKASRRLRLQNKFPAIIHVSLISNISIELSQNDFINIEMKNSDFYKSEVILIVDKVKYIVKIQEIQRHAFKSKILHIDFLKVSV from the coding sequence ATGTTAACTATTTATGGAATTAGTCGTACTAAATGTGGTAAAAAAGCTAGTCGCAGATTGCGTTTACAGAATAAATTTCCAGCTATAATTCATGTTTCTTTAATTTCTAATATTTCTATTGAGTTAAGTCAAAATGATTTTATTAATATAGAAATGAAAAATTCTGATTTTTATAAGAGTGAAGTTATTTTAATAGTAGATAAGGTTAAATATATTGTTAAAATACAGGAAATTCAAAGACATGCATTTAAGTCTAAAATATTACATATTGATTTTTTAAAAGTTAGTGTATAA
- the folA gene encoding type 3 dihydrofolate reductase produces MNISIIVAMSQNLVIGQKNSIPWNIPKDLSWFKKHTIKKSIIMGRKTWESIGRVLPMRQNIVLTRQKNIKNTNVLFVNSISKAIQSALYKNEIMIIGGSNLYNQMLTSANKLYITHIEKYILGDTYFPTYDHLPWKIIFKKKIIEHEKTKNSFYVTFKILKKIT; encoded by the coding sequence ATGAATATTAGTATTATTGTTGCTATGTCGCAAAACTTAGTAATTGGACAAAAAAATTCAATACCTTGGAATATACCTAAAGATTTATCTTGGTTTAAAAAACATACCATAAAAAAAAGTATAATTATGGGTAGAAAAACTTGGGAATCCATTGGACGTGTTTTACCTATGCGACAAAATATTGTTCTGACTAGACAAAAAAATATAAAAAATACAAACGTTTTATTTGTAAATTCTATTAGTAAAGCTATCCAATCTGCTTTATATAAAAATGAAATTATGATTATTGGTGGAAGTAATTTATATAATCAAATGCTAACTTCTGCCAATAAATTATATATTACACATATTGAAAAATACATTCTAGGAGATACATATTTTCCAACCTATGACCACTTACCATGGAAAATTATTTTTAAAAAAAAAATAATAGAACACGAGAAAACTAAAAATAGTTTTTATGTTACGTTTAAAATATTAAAAAAAATTACATAA
- the carA gene encoding glutamine-hydrolyzing carbamoyl-phosphate synthase small subunit: MEISATLVLKDGTIFYGKSVGIQGETYGEIVFNTSMTGYQEILTDPSYSNQIITFTYPHIGNVGINKNDCESNVIHAKGLIVRDISSIYSNHRSQMSLLNYLLNQKIIVISNIDTRKLTRILRTTGSQYGYITTKKIHSIINVLKHINILDNPITNKDLVKQVSTKKFYIWKKNVNKQKNNNITNAKLKEKIWHVVVYDFGVKKNILNMLTHRNCYLTVIPADTSAEKVLQILPDGIFLSNGPGDPRSCTYALNAINAFLKINIPIFGICLGHQLLALASGAKIIKMKFGHHGSNHPVKELKSNTVMITSQNHNYTVDTNNLPKNINITHISLFDGSIQGLQRNDKHAFSFQGHPEASPGPHDSMILFDKFIKLMKKSYNSQQKTII; encoded by the coding sequence TTGGAAATATCAGCAACATTGGTTTTAAAAGACGGGACAATATTCTACGGAAAATCAGTAGGTATCCAGGGAGAAACATACGGAGAAATTGTTTTTAATACATCTATGACAGGATATCAAGAAATTTTAACAGATCCATCTTATTCTAATCAAATTATTACTTTTACATACCCCCACATAGGTAACGTTGGAATCAACAAAAACGATTGTGAATCTAATGTAATTCATGCAAAAGGACTAATTGTAAGAGACATCTCATCTATTTATAGCAATCACAGAAGTCAAATGAGTTTACTAAACTATTTATTAAATCAAAAAATAATTGTTATATCTAACATCGATACACGAAAATTAACACGTATACTTAGAACAACAGGTTCACAATACGGTTATATAACTACCAAAAAAATTCACAGTATTATAAATGTACTAAAACACATAAATATATTAGATAATCCTATTACTAATAAAGATCTAGTAAAACAAGTTAGTACCAAAAAGTTTTATATTTGGAAAAAAAATGTAAATAAACAAAAAAATAATAATATTACAAACGCTAAATTAAAAGAAAAAATATGGCATGTAGTAGTATATGATTTTGGAGTCAAAAAAAATATATTAAACATGTTAACACATAGAAATTGTTATTTAACAGTAATACCTGCTGACACTTCTGCTGAAAAAGTTCTACAAATACTTCCAGATGGTATATTTCTATCTAATGGACCAGGTGATCCAAGATCATGCACTTATGCTCTCAATGCAATTAATGCATTTTTAAAAATTAATATCCCTATTTTTGGCATCTGTTTAGGACATCAACTACTAGCATTAGCAAGCGGAGCAAAAATAATAAAAATGAAATTTGGTCATCATGGTAGCAATCATCCTGTTAAAGAATTAAAATCTAACACTGTTATGATTACTTCTCAAAACCATAACTATACAGTTGACACAAATAACTTACCTAAAAACATAAATATAACTCACATTTCATTATTTGACGGATCTATACAAGGACTGCAAAGAAACGACAAACATGCATTTAGCTTTCAAGGACATCCGGAAGCTAGCCCAGGGCCTCATGATTCTATGATATTATTTGATAAGTTTATAAAACTCATGAAAAAATCATATAATTCACAACAAAAAACAATTATATAA
- the dapB gene encoding 4-hydroxy-tetrahydrodipicolinate reductase — protein sequence MKKTTLNIAISGALGKMGINLIHEIYHTKNVFLTAAIVKNNSPYVQKNVGKITKIGEINIPITNSLEENINKFDILIDFTNPKTTLKNLEICAVAKKNIIIGTTGFTQEEQKKIKLLSKKIGIVQSSNYSIGINLMISLLEKTTQIIGKNTDIEIIEAHHNKKIDAPSGTSLEIGKKICKTMNWDFSKQAIYERHSSMKSRANNEIGFSSIRAGNIVGEHKVLFANSGEHIEITHKAISRSIFSKGAIQAAIWLFSKNYKNGLFNMNHILNI from the coding sequence ATGAAAAAAACAACACTAAATATAGCTATTTCAGGTGCACTTGGAAAGATGGGAATAAACCTGATTCATGAAATTTACCATACAAAAAATGTCTTTTTAACTGCAGCTATAGTAAAAAATAACTCGCCCTATGTTCAAAAAAATGTAGGAAAAATAACTAAAATAGGAGAAATAAATATTCCTATTACGAATTCTTTAGAAGAAAATATAAATAAGTTTGATATATTAATAGATTTTACAAACCCGAAAACAACATTGAAAAATTTAGAAATCTGTGCTGTAGCGAAAAAAAATATAATTATTGGAACAACAGGATTTACTCAAGAAGAACAAAAAAAAATTAAACTTTTATCTAAAAAAATAGGTATTGTTCAATCATCTAACTATAGTATCGGAATTAATTTAATGATTTCATTATTAGAAAAAACAACACAAATAATAGGAAAAAATACTGATATTGAAATTATAGAGGCACACCATAACAAAAAAATAGATGCACCTTCAGGTACATCATTAGAAATAGGAAAAAAAATATGCAAAACTATGAATTGGGACTTTTCAAAACAAGCTATCTATGAAAGACATAGTTCCATGAAATCAAGAGCTAACAACGAAATTGGATTTTCTTCAATACGTGCTGGAAATATAGTTGGAGAACACAAAGTACTTTTTGCAAATTCTGGAGAGCATATTGAAATTACACACAAAGCAATAAGTAGATCCATTTTCTCCAAAGGCGCAATTCAAGCTGCAATTTGGTTATTTTCAAAAAATTATAAAAATGGTTTATTTAACATGAATCACATACTTAATATTTAA
- a CDS encoding glycine--tRNA ligase subunit alpha produces MNTSTTFYEIICTLEKYWHNQNCTIIEPLDISVGAGTFHNKTFFGTIGSKPISMAYVQSSRRPSDGRYGKNPNRLQHYYQFQVIIKPSPHNIQCLYLNSLKKLNIDCKTNDIRFVEDNWENPTLGAWGQGWEVWLNGMEVTQFTYFQQVGGINCNPITTEITYGLERIAMHIQNKSNIYDVIWNQDMNNNIITYGDLFLNNEIEHSSYNFKYADSKLHFDLFEKHLQESNRIMKLFNNLLFPAYEHLIYSIHYFNLLDAKKKFSTTQRQTHILNIRNTSKMIATNYYKKQK; encoded by the coding sequence ATGAACACTTCAACAACATTCTATGAAATAATTTGTACACTAGAAAAATATTGGCACAATCAAAACTGTACTATTATTGAACCACTAGATATATCTGTAGGAGCAGGAACATTTCATAATAAAACTTTTTTTGGAACAATTGGTTCTAAACCAATATCTATGGCATATGTACAATCATCTAGGCGACCGTCAGACGGAAGATACGGAAAAAATCCAAATAGATTACAACACTACTATCAATTTCAAGTAATTATAAAACCATCTCCACACAATATACAATGTTTATATTTAAATTCATTAAAAAAATTAAATATTGACTGTAAAACTAACGATATTAGATTTGTAGAAGATAATTGGGAAAATCCAACATTAGGCGCATGGGGACAAGGATGGGAAGTCTGGTTAAATGGTATGGAAGTAACACAATTTACTTACTTTCAACAAGTAGGGGGGATAAATTGTAATCCAATCACTACTGAAATTACATATGGTTTAGAAAGAATTGCTATGCATATACAAAATAAATCTAACATCTATGATGTTATTTGGAATCAAGATATGAATAATAATATTATTACTTATGGTGATTTATTTCTAAATAATGAAATTGAACATTCTTCATACAACTTTAAATACGCTGATTCTAAACTACATTTCGACTTATTTGAAAAACATTTACAAGAGTCAAATAGAATTATGAAATTGTTTAACAATTTATTGTTTCCGGCATATGAACATTTAATTTATTCTATACACTATTTCAATTTACTAGATGCTAAAAAAAAGTTTTCCACTACACAACGTCAAACACATATATTAAATATTCGTAATACATCTAAAATGATTGCAACAAATTACTACAAAAAACAAAAATAA
- a CDS encoding symmetrical bis(5'-nucleosyl)-tetraphosphatase has product MSTYFIGDIHGCFNELMHLLEKVSFDANSDVLWLTGDLINRGPKSLEVLRFVSSLGDNVKMVLGNHDVNLIALYASIKNSKKSSLMNNLLKSHDIDYLIYWLRKQPLFRVDHKKKIIMSHAGMYPYWDIQTASCYAKKIESMLCNHNYDTFLDFLYNNSDIKSKLYECTVFKNRELECLKLALNVFTRMRYCLPNGELDMTCKQSPSKNISSLLPWFFIKNSCLEDYCVFFGHWASLEKNITPKNIISLDTGCCWGGILSMFRLEDKKWFVQESEIKK; this is encoded by the coding sequence ATGAGTACATATTTCATTGGTGATATTCATGGTTGTTTTAATGAATTAATGCATTTGTTAGAAAAAGTATCATTTGATGCTAATTCGGACGTTTTATGGTTAACTGGAGATTTAATTAATCGAGGTCCTAAATCTTTAGAAGTATTACGTTTTGTTTCTTCTTTAGGTGATAATGTAAAAATGGTATTAGGAAATCATGACGTAAATTTAATTGCGTTGTATGCTAGTATTAAGAATAGTAAAAAAAGTAGTTTAATGAATAATTTATTAAAATCTCATGATATTGATTATTTAATTTATTGGTTACGGAAACAACCATTGTTTAGAGTAGATCATAAAAAAAAGATAATTATGTCGCATGCTGGCATGTATCCGTATTGGGACATACAAACAGCTTCATGTTATGCAAAAAAAATAGAATCTATGTTATGTAATCATAATTATGATACATTTTTAGATTTTTTGTATAATAATAGTGACATTAAGAGTAAACTTTATGAATGTACTGTGTTTAAAAATCGAGAATTAGAATGTTTAAAGTTAGCTTTAAATGTATTCACAAGGATGCGTTATTGTCTTCCAAATGGAGAATTAGATATGACATGTAAACAATCTCCATCTAAAAATATATCTTCTTTATTACCTTGGTTTTTTATTAAGAATTCATGTTTAGAAGATTATTGTGTTTTTTTTGGACATTGGGCTTCATTAGAAAAGAATATTACTCCGAAAAATATAATTTCGTTAGATACTGGATGTTGTTGGGGAGGTATTTTAAGTATGTTTCGTTTAGAAGATAAAAAATGGTTTGTTCAAGAATCTGAGATAAAAAAATAA
- the carB gene encoding carbamoyl-phosphate synthase large subunit — protein sequence MPKRNDIKSILILGAGPIIIGQACEFDYSGAQACKALKELGYKIILVNSNPATIMTDPDMADSTYIEPIHWSIIKKIIQQEHPDAILPTMGGQTALNCVLDLDNHGILKKHKIEIIGATINSIKKAENRKLFEKSMNKIGLKTAKCEIVHNINMAHNVIDKIGFPAIVRPSFTMGGSGGGIAHNYEEFKNICTEGLKLSPSKELLIDESLIGWKEYEMEVVRDKNNNCIIVCSIENIDPMGIHTGDSITVAPAQTLTDKEYQNMRNASISILKEIGVETGGANVQFAINPDNGDMIVIEMNPRVSRSSALASKATGFPIAKIAAQLAVGLTLDELKNDIIGINSTASFEPSIDYVITKIPRFNFEKFLGCNDRLTTQMKSIGEVMAIGRTFQESLQKAMQSLEIGVSGFNSKIKKYTSKSIKKIKNELKEAGSERLWYIADAFRMSIPMSEIFSLTLIDKWFLFQIKEIIDIEQEIQKIDINKIRYNHFKYFKKKGFSDLRIAQLSNNSEKKIRSIRYNLKLHPVYKRIDTCSAEFANDTAYMYSTWEDECESSPNNNNKKIIILGGGPNRIGQGIEFDYCCVHAAQALREDGFETIMINCNPETVSTDYDISNRLYFEPIILETILEIVRIEKPYGVIIQYGGQTPLKLAKELEQANVPIIGTSPDSIDKSENRKRFQKIVSMLNLKQPKNATVTNLQEAIIQAKSIKYPIMIRPSYVLGGQSMEIVYDEKNLTNFFNNVCINFKKFPILLDHYLENAIEVDVDAICDGTHVFIGGIMEHIEQAGIHSGDSACSLPAYTLNKNIQNEIRSQVKKLALSLSVKGLMNVQFAIQNENIYIIEVNPRAARTIPFVSKATGVALAKIAARVMIGKTLLEQNCIHEIIPSHYSVKEVVLPFNKFFGVIPELGPEMKSTGEVMGIGKNFKDAFSKAMLAAQANMKKSGRVLISVKNSDKKNIVSLAKKLKNIGFKLDATTGTALSLINSGINARLVNKIQEGKPDIQDRLKNNEYVYIINTTDSNKTIKDSKIIYNSALQDKIHYDTTINGARATIMAITSNPKKYITSLQKMHHQIKSTN from the coding sequence ATGCCTAAACGTAATGATATTAAATCAATTTTAATTCTTGGAGCAGGGCCAATAATCATTGGACAAGCATGTGAATTTGACTACTCAGGTGCACAAGCATGTAAAGCTCTCAAAGAACTTGGATATAAAATAATCTTAGTTAATTCAAATCCTGCTACAATCATGACTGATCCTGATATGGCTGATTCTACATACATTGAGCCTATTCACTGGAGCATAATAAAAAAAATAATTCAACAAGAACATCCAGATGCTATATTACCAACTATGGGAGGTCAAACTGCTTTAAATTGCGTCTTAGATTTGGATAATCACGGAATTTTAAAAAAACACAAAATAGAAATAATAGGAGCTACTATTAACTCAATAAAAAAAGCAGAAAATAGAAAATTATTTGAAAAATCTATGAATAAAATAGGATTAAAAACAGCAAAATGCGAAATTGTACATAATATAAATATGGCACATAATGTCATTGATAAAATAGGATTTCCTGCAATTGTTCGACCATCTTTCACTATGGGAGGGAGTGGTGGAGGAATTGCACACAACTATGAAGAATTTAAAAACATTTGCACAGAAGGATTAAAATTGTCTCCATCTAAAGAATTATTAATTGATGAATCATTAATTGGATGGAAAGAATATGAAATGGAAGTAGTTCGAGATAAAAATAATAACTGCATTATTGTTTGTTCTATTGAAAACATAGATCCAATGGGTATACACACAGGTGATTCCATCACTGTAGCACCCGCACAAACTTTAACTGATAAAGAATATCAAAACATGAGAAATGCATCTATTTCAATATTAAAAGAAATCGGCGTAGAAACGGGTGGCGCTAACGTGCAATTTGCCATAAATCCTGATAACGGCGATATGATTGTTATTGAAATGAATCCTCGTGTTTCACGATCTTCAGCGTTAGCTTCTAAAGCAACCGGGTTTCCAATTGCAAAAATCGCAGCACAATTAGCTGTAGGATTAACATTAGACGAGTTGAAAAACGACATTATTGGAATTAACTCTACTGCTTCTTTTGAACCATCCATAGACTATGTTATCACAAAAATACCAAGATTCAATTTTGAAAAATTTTTGGGATGTAACGACAGACTAACTACACAAATGAAATCTATAGGAGAAGTAATGGCTATTGGAAGAACATTCCAAGAATCTCTACAAAAAGCCATGCAAAGTTTGGAAATAGGAGTAAGTGGATTTAATTCAAAAATTAAGAAATATACATCAAAAAGCATAAAAAAAATAAAAAATGAGCTAAAAGAAGCAGGATCAGAAAGATTATGGTATATTGCAGATGCATTTCGCATGTCGATACCAATGTCTGAAATTTTTTCTTTGACTCTAATTGACAAATGGTTTTTATTTCAAATTAAAGAAATAATTGACATCGAACAAGAAATTCAAAAAATAGACATCAATAAAATACGTTACAATCATTTTAAATATTTTAAGAAAAAAGGATTCTCTGACTTACGTATTGCACAACTTAGCAACAATTCTGAAAAAAAAATTAGAAGTATTAGATATAATTTAAAACTTCATCCTGTATATAAAAGAATTGACACATGTTCAGCTGAATTTGCAAATGATACAGCATATATGTACTCTACTTGGGAAGATGAATGTGAATCTAGTCCTAATAACAATAATAAAAAAATTATTATTTTAGGTGGAGGGCCTAATAGAATTGGACAAGGAATTGAATTTGATTATTGTTGTGTGCATGCAGCACAGGCACTTCGAGAAGATGGATTTGAAACAATTATGATTAACTGTAATCCAGAAACAGTATCCACTGATTATGATATTTCTAATCGATTATATTTTGAACCAATCATTTTAGAAACAATTTTAGAAATTGTTAGAATAGAAAAACCATATGGAGTAATAATACAATACGGAGGACAAACACCATTAAAATTAGCTAAAGAATTAGAACAAGCAAACGTTCCTATCATAGGTACTAGTCCGGATTCTATCGACAAATCAGAAAATAGAAAAAGATTTCAAAAAATTGTATCAATGTTAAACCTAAAACAACCTAAAAATGCTACAGTTACAAATTTACAAGAAGCAATTATTCAAGCAAAATCTATAAAATATCCTATTATGATTAGACCATCTTATGTCTTAGGTGGACAATCAATGGAAATTGTTTATGATGAAAAAAATTTAACAAATTTTTTTAACAATGTATGTATTAACTTTAAAAAGTTTCCTATTTTATTAGATCATTATTTAGAAAATGCCATTGAAGTAGATGTAGACGCTATTTGCGACGGTACTCATGTTTTTATTGGAGGAATTATGGAGCATATCGAGCAAGCAGGTATACATTCCGGAGATTCAGCTTGTTCACTGCCTGCATATACTCTAAATAAAAATATTCAAAATGAAATTAGATCACAAGTAAAAAAACTAGCTCTTTCTTTGTCTGTAAAAGGGTTAATGAACGTTCAATTTGCCATACAAAATGAAAATATATATATTATTGAAGTTAATCCTAGAGCAGCAAGAACAATACCCTTTGTATCAAAAGCTACTGGTGTAGCCTTAGCTAAAATTGCTGCACGCGTAATGATCGGTAAAACATTATTAGAACAAAACTGCATACATGAAATTATACCATCACATTATTCAGTAAAAGAAGTAGTATTACCATTTAACAAATTTTTTGGAGTAATACCTGAATTAGGACCAGAAATGAAATCCACTGGAGAAGTTATGGGTATTGGAAAAAATTTTAAAGACGCATTTTCAAAAGCTATGCTAGCAGCACAAGCAAACATGAAAAAATCTGGAAGAGTATTAATATCTGTTAAAAACAGTGATAAAAAAAATATTGTATCACTAGCAAAAAAATTAAAAAATATTGGATTCAAATTAGATGCTACAACTGGAACAGCTTTATCACTAATTAATTCTGGAATAAATGCCCGCTTAGTAAATAAAATACAAGAAGGAAAACCAGATATACAAGATCGACTAAAAAATAATGAATATGTATACATCATTAACACTACAGATTCTAACAAAACTATTAAAGATTCAAAAATTATTTATAATAGTGCCCTACAAGATAAAATTCACTATGATACTACAATAAATGGAGCACGTGCAACAATTATGGCAATTACTTCTAATCCAAAAAAATATATCACATCTTTACAAAAAATGCATCATCAGATAAAATCTACAAATTAA
- the nfo gene encoding deoxyribonuclease IV, with protein MKYIGAHVSAAGGLDQVIFRSKELGATAFSFFLSNPLRWNLIQFRDETIKKFIFLCKKFNYVSDQILPHSSYLINLGHPSDEHLKKSRLLFVNEIINCKKLNLSLLNFHPGSHLRKISEQHCLIRVADSINFALQNTVGVKLVIENTAGQGSNIGYCFEHLAQIIHKVKEKDRIGICLDTCHLHASGYDLKTELGCRQTFKAFNDIVGLHYLSGMHINDSKTKRNSRIDRHHNLGQGYIGKSSIRWIIRNINFKLFPMILETTNNKLWKDEINWINSL; from the coding sequence ATGAAATACATTGGTGCGCATGTTAGTGCTGCAGGAGGTTTAGATCAAGTAATATTTCGATCTAAAGAATTAGGCGCAACGGCTTTTTCATTTTTTTTGAGTAATCCGTTAAGGTGGAATTTAATACAATTTCGTGATGAAACAATTAAAAAATTTATATTTTTATGTAAAAAATTTAATTATGTTTCTGATCAAATTTTACCTCATAGTAGTTATTTAATTAATTTAGGACATCCTTCTGATGAACATTTAAAAAAATCTAGATTATTATTTGTCAATGAGATAATTAATTGCAAAAAATTAAATTTGTCGTTATTAAATTTTCATCCTGGGAGTCATCTGCGAAAAATAAGTGAACAACATTGTTTAATAAGGGTAGCTGATTCAATTAATTTTGCTTTGCAGAATACTGTTGGAGTAAAATTAGTAATTGAAAATACAGCTGGACAAGGGTCTAACATAGGTTATTGTTTTGAACACTTAGCTCAAATTATTCATAAAGTTAAGGAAAAAGATCGTATTGGGATATGTTTAGATACGTGTCATTTGCATGCATCGGGGTATGATCTTAAAACAGAATTAGGATGCAGACAAACATTTAAAGCATTTAATGATATTGTTGGATTACATTATTTATCTGGGATGCATATAAATGATTCTAAAACAAAGAGGAATAGTCGTATTGATCGTCATCATAATTTAGGACAAGGTTATATTGGAAAATCTTCAATTAGATGGATTATTAGAAACATTAATTTTAAGCTTTTTCCAATGATTTTAGAAACAACGAATAATAAACTTTGGAAAGATGAAATAAATTGGATTAATTCATTATAA